In Halanaerobiales bacterium, the following proteins share a genomic window:
- a CDS encoding iron ABC transporter permease, with product MKEKELKTKKHKMGKLEYSLIILVVVFLFSLIIGRYSLDIKKVFNTLRQLIFGTKSVKGNDWRVFYYIRLPRIILVMAVGSALSVTGSVYQSIFHNPLVSPNILGVSAGAGFGVALGMLITEGSIFWIYGLSFIFGVIAVALTFFISKLSQGQNVMKMVLAGIVVSSLFNAMLSILKYLADPLDELPGIVFWLMGGFSRASWQEVKFILPLIVVGIIIIYLMRWYLNVMSMGDEEAISMGVNVKLIRILLISFSTFMVAASVAATGQITWIGLVIPHIARYLVGSDHKIMIPQTIILGPIFLLIMDNIARTLTSAEIPISIITAFVGAPFFAYLLITRKDSGWG from the coding sequence TTGAAAGAAAAAGAATTAAAAACTAAAAAACATAAAATGGGAAAATTGGAATATAGTTTAATTATTTTAGTTGTTGTATTCTTGTTTTCTCTTATAATTGGCAGATATTCTTTAGATATAAAAAAGGTATTTAATACTTTAAGACAGTTAATTTTTGGTACAAAATCAGTAAAAGGTAATGACTGGCGGGTATTTTATTATATCCGCCTACCTCGTATTATTCTCGTGATGGCAGTAGGTTCAGCATTATCTGTAACTGGATCAGTTTATCAAAGTATTTTCCATAATCCTCTTGTTTCTCCCAATATATTGGGAGTTAGTGCTGGAGCAGGTTTTGGAGTGGCCCTGGGGATGTTAATCACTGAGGGTTCTATATTTTGGATTTATGGATTATCATTTATATTTGGGGTTATAGCTGTAGCTTTAACCTTTTTCATTTCCAAATTGAGCCAGGGCCAAAATGTTATGAAAATGGTTTTAGCTGGTATTGTAGTTAGTTCTCTTTTTAATGCTATGTTATCTATTTTAAAATATTTGGCTGATCCCTTAGACGAACTGCCAGGAATAGTGTTCTGGTTGATGGGTGGTTTTAGTAGAGCAAGCTGGCAGGAAGTAAAATTTATTTTACCATTGATAGTTGTAGGAATTATAATTATTTATTTGATGAGATGGTATTTAAATGTAATGTCTATGGGAGATGAAGAAGCAATATCAATGGGGGTTAATGTTAAACTGATTAGAATATTACTTATTTCTTTTAGTACCTTTATGGTTGCAGCTTCAGTTGCAGCTACAGGTCAAATTACCTGGATAGGACTGGTTATCCCTCATATTGCAAGATATTTAGTTGGTTCAGATCATAAAATTATGATACCTCAGACAATTATTTTAGGACCAATATTTTTGCTTATAATGGATAATATAGCCAGAACTTTAACTTCTGCAGAAATTCCGATAAGTATTATCACAGCATTTGTTGGAGCTCCATTTTTTGCTTATTTACTTATTACCCGTAAAGATTCAGGTTGGGGTTAA
- a CDS encoding ABC transporter ATP-binding protein has product MIKTKNLNFSYGEKKILKNINISLKRGKLTCLLGANGSGKTTIIKTLNGIIKKDSGQIFIDETNLTDLKQKEIAQKISMVPQEHNSVFSYKSIDVVIMGVTPYLAFGKQPEKSVYDKAKKIMKKLNILKMADRNYNELSGGERQLVLIARALLQNTEYMLFDEPTSHLDFKNQHLILQELQKLTKKKKGVVTALHDPNLALKYSDQVIIIKEGEILTSGDTKKVMNSNNLSEAYEAEIIVDDLAKKVEMGTENTTEIKEVI; this is encoded by the coding sequence ATGATTAAAACAAAAAATTTAAATTTTAGCTATGGAGAAAAAAAGATACTTAAAAATATAAATATTTCTCTTAAAAGAGGTAAATTAACCTGTCTTTTAGGTGCTAATGGATCAGGGAAAACAACAATTATTAAAACATTAAATGGAATAATAAAAAAAGACAGTGGTCAGATTTTTATTGATGAGACAAATTTAACTGATTTAAAACAAAAAGAAATTGCTCAAAAAATAAGTATGGTCCCTCAGGAACATAATTCTGTATTTTCCTATAAAAGTATAGATGTTGTTATTATGGGAGTAACTCCTTATTTAGCTTTTGGTAAACAGCCTGAAAAATCTGTCTACGATAAAGCTAAAAAAATAATGAAAAAATTGAATATCCTGAAAATGGCTGATAGAAATTATAATGAATTAAGTGGAGGAGAAAGACAGCTTGTCTTAATTGCCAGAGCATTACTTCAAAATACTGAATATATGCTTTTTGATGAACCTACTTCTCATCTTGATTTTAAAAATCAGCATCTTATTTTACAGGAATTGCAAAAATTAACTAAAAAGAAAAAAGGTGTAGTTACTGCTCTACATGATCCCAATCTGGCGTTAAAATATAGTGATCAGGTTATAATTATCAAAGAAGGAGAAATTTTAACTTCTGGAGATACTAAAAAAGTTATGAATTCCAATAATCTAAGTGAAGCTTATGAAGCTGAAATTATAGTAGATGATTTAGCTAAAAAAGTGGAAATGGGGACTGAGAATACAACTGAAATAAAAGAGGTGATCTAA
- a CDS encoding XdhC family protein, with translation MKHRIAKKITECDNDKLALATIFKASGSSPRDSGAAMLIFENEKIFGTIGGGAVEKEVYDKAVELLKDDDKEINKKLHFDISNEDAAQVGGICGGQVDILLEIINLKEGDDVT, from the coding sequence ATGAAGCATAGAATCGCAAAAAAAATTACTGAATGTGATAATGATAAATTAGCTTTAGCTACTATTTTTAAAGCTTCTGGTTCTTCTCCAAGAGATAGTGGTGCAGCAATGTTGATTTTTGAAAATGAGAAAATTTTTGGAACAATAGGTGGAGGAGCTGTTGAAAAAGAAGTTTATGATAAGGCAGTTGAACTATTAAAAGATGATGACAAAGAGATAAATAAAAAACTTCATTTTGATATATCCAATGAAGATGCCGCTCAGGTTGGAGGTATCTGCGGTGGTCAGGTTGATATTTTATTAGAAATAATTAATCTCAAGGAGGGAGATGATGTTACTTAA
- a CDS encoding XdhC family protein yields the protein MKKADIYNKISNTDLRKEKLILATVLSSETMDYDFFGEKVLLSSENGIFTTLENENLLKKIKKEFEKNEDIFEKEKSEIIKIDDKIELLLDPIHDEPRLVIFGSGHVGQPLAKIAKIAGFTVNVIDDREGLLNRGYFPTADSLIAREYNSFLEEYQARPDDYIVIVTRGHQHDYDVLKEVIDSSAKYIGMIGSNHKVKLTFEQLKEEKEVSQEKIDEVDAPIGINLGSETPAEIAVSIMSKIISVRRGQNEA from the coding sequence ATGAAAAAAGCAGACATATATAATAAAATTTCTAATACTGATTTAAGAAAAGAAAAACTAATTTTAGCCACTGTTCTTTCCTCAGAAACTATGGATTATGATTTTTTTGGTGAAAAAGTATTATTATCAAGTGAAAATGGAATATTTACAACTTTAGAAAATGAAAATTTATTAAAAAAAATAAAAAAAGAGTTCGAAAAAAATGAAGATATTTTTGAAAAAGAAAAATCAGAAATAATTAAAATTGATGATAAAATAGAATTATTATTAGACCCTATTCATGATGAACCGCGTTTAGTGATTTTTGGAAGTGGACATGTGGGTCAACCTCTTGCTAAAATAGCTAAAATAGCAGGTTTTACTGTTAATGTTATCGATGATCGAGAAGGACTTCTAAATAGAGGTTATTTTCCTACAGCAGATAGTTTGATAGCCAGGGAATATAATTCTTTTTTAGAAGAATATCAAGCCCGACCTGATGATTATATAGTTATTGTGACCAGAGGTCATCAACATGATTATGATGTTTTAAAAGAGGTTATTGATTCATCTGCAAAATATATAGGGATGATTGGTAGTAATCATAAGGTTAAGTTGACTTTTGAACAGTTAAAGGAAGAAAAAGAAGTTTCTCAGGAAAAAATAGATGAAGTAGATGCACCAATTGGAATTAATCTTGGTAGTGAAACACCAGCTGAAATAGCTGTTTCAATTATGAGTAAAATCATTTCGGTAAGGAGGGGTCAAAATGAAGCATAG
- the yqeB gene encoding selenium-dependent molybdenum cofactor biosynthesis protein YqeB, translating to MKGINDVCVLIKGGGDIASGTAYRLYQSGFKVAICDIPKPKMVRRGVSFAEAIYHGSHKIEGVKGVYVKNEDEFEKALEEGHIPVFINDLWSYFKKHFEADVIIDGRMMKRNNSTNKNEAEIVIGLGPGFEAKKDVNAVIETNRGHYLGRVIYDGKPEAYTGEPGEVMGITKDRVLYAPQNGKFDSDKEIGEHIEKGEIFGYVSGEPIRAKITGVIRGQISWGREVKKDWKIGDIDPRDEEKYCYRISDKSLAVAGGVLEAILHLSQN from the coding sequence ATGAAAGGAATAAATGATGTTTGTGTTTTAATTAAAGGTGGTGGTGATATAGCTTCAGGAACAGCTTATAGATTATATCAAAGTGGTTTTAAGGTAGCTATTTGTGATATTCCCAAACCTAAAATGGTCAGAAGAGGAGTATCTTTTGCTGAAGCTATATATCACGGAAGTCATAAGATTGAAGGTGTTAAAGGTGTTTATGTAAAAAATGAAGATGAATTTGAAAAAGCATTAGAGGAAGGACATATTCCTGTCTTTATAAATGATCTCTGGTCATATTTTAAAAAACATTTTGAAGCAGATGTAATAATTGATGGAAGAATGATGAAAAGAAATAATTCTACCAATAAAAACGAAGCAGAAATAGTAATAGGACTTGGTCCTGGTTTTGAGGCAAAAAAAGATGTAAATGCAGTAATAGAAACAAATCGCGGTCATTATCTGGGAAGAGTAATTTATGATGGCAAACCAGAGGCCTATACTGGAGAACCGGGAGAGGTTATGGGTATTACTAAAGATAGAGTTTTATATGCCCCTCAGAATGGTAAATTTGATAGTGATAAAGAAATTGGTGAACATATAGAAAAAGGTGAAATTTTTGGTTATGTAAGTGGTGAACCAATAAGAGCTAAAATAACTGGAGTTATTAGAGGTCAAATTTCCTGGGGAAGAGAAGTCAAAAAAGATTGGAAAATCGGAGATATTGATCCTCGTGATGAAGAAAAATATTGTTATAGAATATCAGATAAATCTTTAGCAGTAGCAGGTGGAGTTTTAGAAGCTATTTTGCATTTAAGCCAGAATTAA
- the yqeC gene encoding selenium cofactor biosynthesis protein YqeC, with protein MVDDFSNFLMVDKEDVITLVGAGGKTSILKILASEINKNLIITTTTHIQSLTNIKKNKIINKNYGQIKDNIVKIRRESNDNIFIVTKLVKELENGKNKLKGIKPEWVDRLHSRFTDEIIIVEGDGAAMKSIKAPADYEPVVPKSTTKLITVMGLKDFGKKISKRTCHRVSKIKKLTSSSIIDKEMITKIITDKRSYGYYRDKFDEFIVVLNQVSSCGYEIALDIGQELRESGIEKVILADTKKRNPVIKILN; from the coding sequence ATGGTTGATGATTTTAGTAATTTCTTAATGGTAGATAAAGAAGATGTTATAACTTTAGTTGGGGCAGGAGGAAAAACATCTATTTTAAAAATTTTGGCCAGTGAAATAAATAAAAATTTAATTATTACAACTACTACTCATATTCAGTCTTTAACAAATATTAAAAAAAATAAGATTATTAATAAAAATTATGGACAAATCAAGGATAATATTGTTAAAATAAGAAGGGAAAGTAATGATAACATATTTATTGTTACTAAACTTGTTAAAGAACTGGAAAATGGTAAAAACAAATTAAAAGGAATAAAACCAGAATGGGTAGATAGATTACATTCTAGATTTACGGATGAAATAATTATTGTTGAAGGTGATGGAGCAGCAATGAAATCAATTAAAGCACCTGCTGATTATGAACCGGTTGTTCCTAAATCAACTACGAAATTAATAACTGTTATGGGATTAAAAGATTTTGGTAAAAAGATTAGTAAAAGAACATGTCATAGGGTAAGTAAAATAAAAAAATTAACTTCCAGTTCTATTATAGATAAGGAGATGATAACTAAGATAATAACTGATAAAAGAAGTTATGGATATTATAGAGATAAATTTGATGAATTTATAGTTGTATTAAATCAGGTGAGCAGTTGTGGTTATGAGATAGCTTTAGATATAGGTCAAGAATTACGGGAATCAGGAATTGAAAAAGTTATTTTAGCTGATACTAAAAAAAGAAATCCTGTTATTAAAATATTAAATTGA
- a CDS encoding class I SAM-dependent methyltransferase has product MNWTKREMDWYNRALKNCEYPQNVIKFIEDYLNDRDTIIDVGTGIGTFALSLAEIVNKVIALDYSKEMLAYLDKLAEKKKLKSKIITKKGDWNKIKISNEYEINSLITAYSGEEVVGTKASLEKMRELISDYVFLFVPGERKRHSFSSDILFKKLGREQRVHRCNYRDVEKLLKKMKIDFKKKEFNYQFGQPFLNFTEAVDFFRFHYNLEKNELNILKSFLKNHLKEKDDYLWIENNKQSVLYFWQNK; this is encoded by the coding sequence ATGAATTGGACTAAAAGAGAGATGGATTGGTATAATAGAGCTTTAAAAAATTGTGAATATCCTCAAAATGTTATAAAATTTATAGAAGATTATTTAAATGATAGAGATACTATAATTGATGTTGGAACAGGTATTGGTACCTTTGCTCTGTCATTAGCAGAAATTGTTAATAAAGTAATCGCCCTGGATTATTCAAAAGAAATGTTAGCTTATTTAGATAAATTAGCAGAAAAGAAAAAGCTGAAATCAAAGATTATAACAAAAAAGGGTGACTGGAATAAAATAAAAATTTCTAATGAATATGAAATCAACTCTTTAATTACTGCTTATAGTGGAGAAGAAGTTGTGGGTACTAAAGCATCTTTAGAAAAAATGAGAGAGCTAATAAGTGATTATGTATTTTTATTTGTACCTGGTGAAAGAAAAAGACATTCTTTTTCAAGTGATATATTGTTTAAAAAACTTGGCAGAGAACAAAGGGTACATCGCTGTAATTATAGAGATGTGGAAAAATTACTTAAAAAAATGAAAATAGATTTTAAGAAAAAAGAATTTAATTATCAGTTTGGCCAACCTTTTTTAAATTTTACAGAAGCAGTTGATTTTTTTCGTTTCCATTATAATTTAGAAAAAAATGAGTTAAATATATTAAAATCTTTTTTAAAAAATCACCTTAAAGAAAAAGATGACTATCTCTGGATAGAAAATAATAAACAAAGTGTTCTATATTTTTGGCAAAACAAATGA